A region of Candidatus Angelobacter sp. DNA encodes the following proteins:
- a CDS encoding sigma-70 family RNA polymerase sigma factor has product MVDDTDQILIRAYVRRRCEQSFAELVSRHVNLVHSTAQRIVRQAALAEEVTQAVFLSLAQHSVRLQGRSSLTAWLYETTRNLSINTVRSEERRRRRECEAATMKAIIVDESQATWHQLALHLDEAITQLKGVEREVILWRYFEHKTAEQIGVRLGLGPDAAQKRVARAMDHLRAIFAKRGFTNSAASLAAILSAEAVKAAPAGLAVAAIAAAHGLGASLTTNSTQAKIGIAALVAASVTAPIVLQHLANQRLKGEVAVLRQQTAEMETLREDGERLMAEARSSESQRAKELAELARLRGELVALKARETKPEAMTKSKTSTKAVPKTADAAHASTGKLLLAGEMRNVGIADPASAYQTLQWAKMKGDTNVIRNAVAWRDERTRAEAEAVFAGAPEAVRAKYGSADEYMLHLFDRSKPHEDRDILVSSRILEQNVSGDEASLQIEYNWADGSTTTGPLTFVRMGNDWSQALNFDPPALGKMVSGLQTEGAALANQRESK; this is encoded by the coding sequence AGAAGTCACTCAAGCTGTATTTCTGTCTCTGGCCCAGCATTCCGTTCGGTTGCAAGGACGCTCTTCTTTGACCGCATGGCTCTACGAGACGACTCGCAACCTTTCAATTAACACTGTCAGAAGCGAAGAGCGCCGTCGCCGACGCGAATGTGAGGCTGCGACCATGAAAGCAATAATTGTGGATGAATCCCAAGCAACCTGGCACCAATTGGCTCTGCACTTGGATGAGGCGATTACTCAACTCAAGGGCGTCGAGCGCGAAGTGATTCTCTGGCGCTACTTCGAGCACAAGACTGCCGAACAGATTGGCGTTCGACTGGGGCTGGGTCCGGATGCGGCGCAGAAGCGGGTTGCGCGCGCGATGGACCATTTGCGCGCCATCTTCGCAAAGCGCGGCTTCACCAATTCCGCTGCGAGTCTGGCGGCGATCCTATCGGCAGAGGCTGTGAAAGCCGCGCCTGCGGGCTTGGCCGTGGCGGCCATTGCGGCGGCTCATGGCCTGGGCGCATCTCTCACGACAAATTCAACCCAAGCAAAGATCGGAATTGCCGCCCTGGTGGCGGCGAGTGTAACCGCCCCAATCGTTCTTCAACACCTGGCCAACCAGCGTCTCAAAGGAGAAGTGGCGGTTCTGCGCCAACAGACCGCTGAAATGGAGACGCTGCGTGAGGACGGAGAACGGCTGATGGCGGAGGCGCGATCATCGGAAAGCCAGCGGGCGAAGGAGCTGGCAGAACTGGCTCGCCTGCGTGGCGAATTGGTGGCGCTGAAAGCACGCGAGACAAAACCTGAGGCCATGACCAAGAGTAAAACTTCCACAAAGGCCGTACCGAAAACAGCGGATGCCGCCCATGCGAGCACCGGCAAACTCCTTCTTGCCGGGGAGATGAGGAACGTGGGAATTGCAGACCCGGCATCCGCGTATCAGACTTTACAATGGGCAAAAATGAAAGGAGACACGAATGTGATCCGCAACGCGGTCGCTTGGAGAGATGAGCGCACCCGGGCCGAGGCTGAGGCGGTTTTCGCGGGTGCACCGGAGGCTGTTCGGGCAAAGTATGGTTCGGCGGACGAGTATATGTTACATCTCTTTGATCGCTCCAAACCGCACGAGGACCGCGATATTCTCGTCTCCTCACGCATCCTGGAGCAAAATGTTTCCGGTGACGAAGCAAGTTTGCAGATCGAATATAACTGGGCCGATGGCAGCACGACTACAGGTCCGTTGACATTTGTCCGAATGGGCAACGATTGGAGTCAGGCACTGAACTTCGACCCTCCCGCACTTGGTAAGATGGTCTCAGGGCTCCAGACAGAAGGAGCTGCTTTGGCAAATCAACGCGAGAGCAAATAA